Proteins found in one Miscanthus floridulus cultivar M001 chromosome 4, ASM1932011v1, whole genome shotgun sequence genomic segment:
- the LOC136550497 gene encoding disease resistance protein RGA5-like isoform X1: MEQLRKELIAINLALEKHAAMESSDAQAKAWAAEMRELAYDLEDSIDLFTHHVDHEPPDTTTGVKRFFLRMIRKLKKLHYRHRFAQEIKELHDLANESYQRRKRYRIEEGGSSISHAEIDPRLQALYVEVEKLVGLQGPSQEIIGRLVGENLPTERRRVVAIVGSGGSGKTTLAKQVYEKIRGQFSCVAFVSVSQKPNMNSLLWELLSQIGSHGGDLGLMAIGSCSDKQLIDRLRSHLENQRYLVVIDDVWTKSAWETIQCALPNNGHTSKVIMTTRINSVGQFSCTSDEGFIYQMKPLSRNDSEKLFLKRTLCDEDNFPVQLEGIKNEVIEKCDGLPLAIVTLASMLATKPRTEEEWERALNSIHSMHEKDSGLEVIDKILSLSYSDLPHNMRNCLLYLSTFPEDHMIYKDTLVWRWIAEGFITEKQGFTLEQVAESYFYEFVNRSLVQPISLRSRYETRSEGGCRVHDIVLNFLISRSAEENFLTMLYGQGVPSSDQRIRRLSVSDNPEHALAVSRATMNLSHLRSVSIYNVGDWTMPPVLDLPVLRVLDLEGCRDLRIVDPDCILSLFHLRYLGFRSASGVVLPDQIGNLHYLQTIDLSGTGVTQLPESIVRLKRLMHLVGQRLIMPDGFGNMESLQELGTIDCWKCSINFGEDLALLSRLRVLRVTFIGVETSDMETRKKSLMSSLCKLGGNNLRRVTINDHVGGGECFVDSWNPPPCLLQKFIHISQYFSRFPKWISSCLCDLTHLDIKVEKMEREYLRILEDLPAIRLLYLFVKQVSEDGLIISRGAFRCLRRFEFCNIDGPGLIFEGGMRMLEWLRLGFDADKAQSTYGSLEVGIQHLSSLKHIVLIVWMISEGSNDPAEEAVKSVISGQVKMLPNCPTVDIRFRRRSRLAGTE; the protein is encoded by the exons atggagcagctgaggaagGAGCTGATCGCCATCAACCTCGCGCTGGAGAAGCACGCGGCCATGGAGAGCTCAGACGCCCAGGCGAAGGCGTGGGCGGCGGAGATGCGCGAACTGGCCTACGACTTGGAAGACAGCATCGACCTCTTCACCCACCACGTCGACCACGAACCGCCGGACACCACCACCGGCGTCAAGAGGTTCTTCCTCCGGATGATCCGGAAGCTCAAGAAACTCCACTACCGCCACAGGTTTGCTCAGGAGATCAAAGAACTTCACGATCTTGCCAACGAATCGTACCAGCGTAGAAAGAGATACAGGATTGAGGAGGGCGGTTCTAGCATCTCGCACGCGGAGATCGATCCTCGATTACAGGCACTCTACGTGGAGGTGGAGAAGCTCGTGGGCCTCCAGGGCCCAAGCCAGGAGATCATTGGCCGGCTCGTCGGCGAGAACCTGCCAACGGAGCGACGGAGGGTTGTCGCCATTGTTGGATCTGGAGGTTCAGGCAAGACTACACTTGCTAAACAGGTGTACGAGAAAATCAGGGGCCAATTCTCTTGCGTGGCTTTTGTGTCTGTGTCGCAAAAGCCCAATATGAATAGCCTTCTGTGGGAGTTGCTATCTCAAATTGGGAGCCACGGTGGAGATTTGGGATTGATGGCAATAGGATCTTGCAGTGACAAACAACTAATCGACAGACTACGATCACATCTTGAAAATCAGAG GTATCTCGTTGTGATAGATGATGTTTGGACAAAGTCAGCATGGGAAACCATACAATGTGCTCTTCCTAATAATGGCCATACAAGTAAAGTAATTATGACAACACGTATCAACAGTGTAGGTCAGTTCTCCTGCACTTCAGATGAGGGTTTTATCTATCAAATGAAACCTCTTAGCAGAAACGATTCTGAAAAATTATTTCTGAAAAGGACATTATGTGATGAAGACAACTTTCCTGTTCAGCTGGAGGGGATTAAAAATGAGGTAATTGAAAAATGCGATGGTTTGCCACTGGCCATTGTTACTCTAGCTAGCATGTTAGCTACTAAACCAAGAACAGAGGAAGAATGGGAGAGGGCACTGAATTCTATCCATTCTATGCACGAAAAAGATAGTGGCCTGGAAGTGATAGATAAGATATTGTCTCTGAGTTACAGCGATCTACCTCACAATATGAGAAATTGCTTACTGTATCTGAGTACATTTCCAGAGGATCACATGATTTACAAAGATACCTTAGTATGGAGATGGATAGCTGAAGGATTTATCACTGAAAAACAAGGCTTTACTTTGGAGCAAGTTGCCGAGAGTTACTTTTATGAGTTCGTAAACAGAAGTTTGGTCCAGCCCATTAGCTTGCGTTCAAGATATGAAACACGTAGCGAAGGAGGTTGTCGAGTCCATGATATTGTATTGAACTTCCTCATCTCTCGTTCAGCTGAAGAAAATTTTTTAACTATGTTGTATGGCCAGGGGGTTCCATCTTCAGATCAAAGGATTCGTCGGCTCTCTGTCTCGGACAATCCAGAACATGCACTGGCAGTCTCTCGAGCAACCATGAATCTCTCCCATCTCCGGTCAGTTAGTATATACAATGTTGGAGATTGGACTATGCCTCCTGTTTTAGACCTACCTGTCCTTCGAGTGTTAGATCTAGAGGGATGCCGTGATTTGAGGATTGTTGACCCTGATTGCATTTTAAGTTTATTTCATCTCAGATACCTGGGGTTCCGTAGTGCAAGCGGTGTCGTGCTACCGGATCAAATTGGAAACCTACACTATCTGCAGACCATCGATTTAAGCGGGACTGGAGTAACACAGCTGCCAGAAAGTATTGTTCGGCTCAAGCGACTGATGCATCTTGTTGGTCAACGTCTCATCATGCCAGATGGGTTTGGTAACATGGAATCCCTTCAGGAGTTAGGGACTATTGATTGCTGGAAGTGCTCCATCAATTTTGGGGAAGATCTAGCACTTTTGAGCAGGTTGAGGGTGCTCCGAGTGACTTTCATCGGGGTTGAAACAAGTGATATGGAAACTAGAAAGAAATCTTTGATGTCATCCCTCTGCAAACTTGGAGGAAACAACCTTCGGCGTGTCACTATTAATGACCATGTTGGTGGTGGAGAGTGTTTTGTTGATTCGTGGAACCCTCCTCCATGTCTCCTCCAAAAGTTCATTCATATCAGTCAATACTTCTCCAGGTTTCCAAAGTGGATTAGTTCCTGTCTATGTGATCTCACCCACTTGGATATAAAAGTTGAAAAGATGGAGCGAGAGTATCTACGTATTCTTGAAGATCTGCCCGCCATCCGTTTGCTATACCTTTTCGTAAAGCAAGTTTCTGAAGATGGGCTCATCATCAGTCGTGGTGCATTCCGATGCCTAAGGCGTTTCGAATTCTGTAATATAGATGGACCTGGTTTGATATTTGAAGGAGGCATGCGAATGCTAGAATGGCTTAGGCTCGGATTCGATGCAGATAAAGCACAATCAACATATGGCAGTTTGGAGGTTGGCATCCAGCACCTCTCATCTCTCAAACATATCGTGCTCATTGTCTGGATGATTTCTGAAGGTAGTAATGATCCAGCAGAGGAAGCCGTCAAGTCTGTCATCAGTGGCCAAGTAAAGATGCTTCCCAACTGTCCCACGGTTGACATCCGATTTCGTAGACGGAGTCGGCTGGCAGGCACAGAATAA
- the LOC136550497 gene encoding disease resistance protein RGA5-like isoform X2: protein MGGVEEKIMVGALTGVMSPVLGKLTSLIEKKYTELKKVRKKLEQLRKELMAINLALEKLAAMESSDAQAKAWAAEMRELAYDLEDSIDLFTHHVDHEPPDTTTGVKRFFLRMIRKLKKLHYRHRFAQEIKELHDLANESYQRRKRYRIEEGGSSISHAEIDPRLQALYVEVEKLVGLQGPSQEIIGRLVGENLPTERRRVVAIVGSGGSGKTTLAKQVYEKIRGQFSCVAFVSVSQKPNMNSLLWELLSQIGSHGGDLGLMAIGSCSDKQLIDRLRSHLENQRYLVVIDDVWTKSAWETIQCALPNNGHTSKVIMTTRINSVGQFSCTSDEGFIYQMKPLSRNDSEKLFLKRTLCDEDNFPVQLEGIKNEVIEKCDGLPLAIVTLASMLATKPRTEEEWERALNSIHSMHEKDSGLEVIDKILSLSYSDLPHNMRNCLLYLSTFPEDHMIYKDTLVWRWIAEGFITEKQGFTLEQVAESYFYEFVNRSLVQPISLRSRYETRSEGGCRVHDIVLNFLISRSAEENFLTMLYGQGVPSSDQRIRRLSVSDNPEHALAVSRATMNLSHLRSVSIYNVGDWTMPPVLDLPVLRVLDLEGCRDLRIVDPDCILSLFHLRYLGFRSASGVVLPDQIGNLHYLQTIDLSGTGVTQLPESIVRLKRLMHLVGQRLIMPDGFGNMESLQELGTIDCWKCSINFGEDLALLSRLRVLRVTFIGVETSDMETRKKSLMSSLCKLGGNNLRRVTINDHVGGGECFVDSWNPPPCLLQKFIHISQYFSRFPKWISSCLCDLTHLDIKVEKMEREYLRILEDLPAIRLLYLFVKQVSEDGLIISRGAFRCLRRFEFCNIDGPGLIFEGGMRMLEWLRLGFDADKAQSTYGSLEVGIQHLSSLKHIVLIVWMISEGSNDPAEEAVKSVISGQVKMLPNCPTVDIRFRRRSRLAGTE, encoded by the exons GCGGCCATGGAGAGCTCAGACGCCCAGGCGAAGGCGTGGGCGGCGGAGATGCGCGAACTGGCCTACGACTTGGAAGACAGCATCGACCTCTTCACCCACCACGTCGACCACGAACCGCCGGACACCACCACCGGCGTCAAGAGGTTCTTCCTCCGGATGATCCGGAAGCTCAAGAAACTCCACTACCGCCACAGGTTTGCTCAGGAGATCAAAGAACTTCACGATCTTGCCAACGAATCGTACCAGCGTAGAAAGAGATACAGGATTGAGGAGGGCGGTTCTAGCATCTCGCACGCGGAGATCGATCCTCGATTACAGGCACTCTACGTGGAGGTGGAGAAGCTCGTGGGCCTCCAGGGCCCAAGCCAGGAGATCATTGGCCGGCTCGTCGGCGAGAACCTGCCAACGGAGCGACGGAGGGTTGTCGCCATTGTTGGATCTGGAGGTTCAGGCAAGACTACACTTGCTAAACAGGTGTACGAGAAAATCAGGGGCCAATTCTCTTGCGTGGCTTTTGTGTCTGTGTCGCAAAAGCCCAATATGAATAGCCTTCTGTGGGAGTTGCTATCTCAAATTGGGAGCCACGGTGGAGATTTGGGATTGATGGCAATAGGATCTTGCAGTGACAAACAACTAATCGACAGACTACGATCACATCTTGAAAATCAGAG GTATCTCGTTGTGATAGATGATGTTTGGACAAAGTCAGCATGGGAAACCATACAATGTGCTCTTCCTAATAATGGCCATACAAGTAAAGTAATTATGACAACACGTATCAACAGTGTAGGTCAGTTCTCCTGCACTTCAGATGAGGGTTTTATCTATCAAATGAAACCTCTTAGCAGAAACGATTCTGAAAAATTATTTCTGAAAAGGACATTATGTGATGAAGACAACTTTCCTGTTCAGCTGGAGGGGATTAAAAATGAGGTAATTGAAAAATGCGATGGTTTGCCACTGGCCATTGTTACTCTAGCTAGCATGTTAGCTACTAAACCAAGAACAGAGGAAGAATGGGAGAGGGCACTGAATTCTATCCATTCTATGCACGAAAAAGATAGTGGCCTGGAAGTGATAGATAAGATATTGTCTCTGAGTTACAGCGATCTACCTCACAATATGAGAAATTGCTTACTGTATCTGAGTACATTTCCAGAGGATCACATGATTTACAAAGATACCTTAGTATGGAGATGGATAGCTGAAGGATTTATCACTGAAAAACAAGGCTTTACTTTGGAGCAAGTTGCCGAGAGTTACTTTTATGAGTTCGTAAACAGAAGTTTGGTCCAGCCCATTAGCTTGCGTTCAAGATATGAAACACGTAGCGAAGGAGGTTGTCGAGTCCATGATATTGTATTGAACTTCCTCATCTCTCGTTCAGCTGAAGAAAATTTTTTAACTATGTTGTATGGCCAGGGGGTTCCATCTTCAGATCAAAGGATTCGTCGGCTCTCTGTCTCGGACAATCCAGAACATGCACTGGCAGTCTCTCGAGCAACCATGAATCTCTCCCATCTCCGGTCAGTTAGTATATACAATGTTGGAGATTGGACTATGCCTCCTGTTTTAGACCTACCTGTCCTTCGAGTGTTAGATCTAGAGGGATGCCGTGATTTGAGGATTGTTGACCCTGATTGCATTTTAAGTTTATTTCATCTCAGATACCTGGGGTTCCGTAGTGCAAGCGGTGTCGTGCTACCGGATCAAATTGGAAACCTACACTATCTGCAGACCATCGATTTAAGCGGGACTGGAGTAACACAGCTGCCAGAAAGTATTGTTCGGCTCAAGCGACTGATGCATCTTGTTGGTCAACGTCTCATCATGCCAGATGGGTTTGGTAACATGGAATCCCTTCAGGAGTTAGGGACTATTGATTGCTGGAAGTGCTCCATCAATTTTGGGGAAGATCTAGCACTTTTGAGCAGGTTGAGGGTGCTCCGAGTGACTTTCATCGGGGTTGAAACAAGTGATATGGAAACTAGAAAGAAATCTTTGATGTCATCCCTCTGCAAACTTGGAGGAAACAACCTTCGGCGTGTCACTATTAATGACCATGTTGGTGGTGGAGAGTGTTTTGTTGATTCGTGGAACCCTCCTCCATGTCTCCTCCAAAAGTTCATTCATATCAGTCAATACTTCTCCAGGTTTCCAAAGTGGATTAGTTCCTGTCTATGTGATCTCACCCACTTGGATATAAAAGTTGAAAAGATGGAGCGAGAGTATCTACGTATTCTTGAAGATCTGCCCGCCATCCGTTTGCTATACCTTTTCGTAAAGCAAGTTTCTGAAGATGGGCTCATCATCAGTCGTGGTGCATTCCGATGCCTAAGGCGTTTCGAATTCTGTAATATAGATGGACCTGGTTTGATATTTGAAGGAGGCATGCGAATGCTAGAATGGCTTAGGCTCGGATTCGATGCAGATAAAGCACAATCAACATATGGCAGTTTGGAGGTTGGCATCCAGCACCTCTCATCTCTCAAACATATCGTGCTCATTGTCTGGATGATTTCTGAAGGTAGTAATGATCCAGCAGAGGAAGCCGTCAAGTCTGTCATCAGTGGCCAAGTAAAGATGCTTCCCAACTGTCCCACGGTTGACATCCGATTTCGTAGACGGAGTCGGCTGGCAGGCACAGAATAA
- the LOC136550499 gene encoding uncharacterized protein, which translates to MGLQRKILGKRTIQQVPEEVEAVSIPQLVELRSLKLKRSHFHGDDEDEGGARQLSPPPLANGAGTERHLHCPPAPKKPRLVLGCSLDGFKVLRVMDLRCFLR; encoded by the coding sequence ATGGGTCTCCAAAGGAAGATTTTGGGAAAGAGAACCATCCAGCAGGTGCCTGAAGAAGTGGAAGCTGTTAGTATTCCGCAGCTGGTGGAGCTGCGGTCGCTGAAGCTGAAGCGGTCTCACTTCCacggcgacgacgaggacgaAGGAGGTGCACGACAGCTTTCACCGCCGCCATTGGCGAACGGCGCTGGAACTGAACGCCACCTGCACTGCCCGCCGGCGCCGAAGAAGCCGAGGCTCGTGCTGGGGTGTAGCCTGGACGGATTCAAGGTGCTGCGTGTCATGGACCTGCGTTGCTTCCTGCGCTGA